The Helicobacter pylori genome includes a window with the following:
- the rsfS gene encoding ribosome silencing factor: MNKRIETITALLDEKKAFDITHIDLSKTPYLVEDVIIATTLANKHALSLLDALKNTLKPLGEVFYQIDESNEEWIILDLGDLMIHLFTEECRKKFDLEGFLNAYKREIPYQNS, from the coding sequence ATGAACAAACGCATAGAAACGATTACGGCTTTATTAGATGAAAAAAAGGCTTTTGATATTACGCATATTGATTTGTCTAAAACCCCCTATTTGGTAGAAGATGTCATTATCGCCACCACGCTAGCGAATAAGCATGCCCTTTCTTTATTAGATGCGCTTAAAAACACCCTTAAGCCTTTAGGGGAAGTCTTTTACCAGATAGATGAGTCTAATGAAGAGTGGATCATTTTGGATTTAGGGGATTTGATGATCCATCTTTTCACCGAAGAATGCCGTAAAAAATTTGACTTGGAAGGGTTTTTGAACGCTTATAAAAGGGAGATTCCTTATCAAAACTCCTAA
- a CDS encoding CpaF/VirB11 family protein, with protein MKTLQTHRVLQALIGHFTPFLESGITELIINTEQELWLYKINNTREKRGHALFDKAFLLRFCEQLASFRGLFFDEEHPTLNCSIPFTRYRVSANHFSITTNNQITLNIRVPRLKPLSLDDFTFKASDPKSLKNLALKGHNILISGETSSGKTSLLNALLDCVNKDERVVSVEDSQELDLKAFSNCVGLLVGKQENTRFNYEDALNMAMRLNPDRLIVGEIDTRNAALFLRLGNTGHKGMLSTIHANSAQNTLEALSLNLSMRYTHSLDKDLMRAYFKSAIDVIVHVNRINNERQIAEVLWTKEL; from the coding sequence TTGAAAACTTTACAAACCCATAGAGTTTTGCAAGCCCTAATCGGCCATTTTACCCCTTTTTTAGAAAGCGGGATCACCGAGCTAATCATCAATACCGAGCAGGAGCTTTGGCTTTATAAAATCAATAACACCCGAGAAAAAAGAGGGCATGCGCTTTTTGATAAGGCGTTTTTATTGAGGTTTTGCGAGCAATTGGCCAGTTTTAGGGGGTTGTTTTTTGATGAAGAACACCCCACTTTAAATTGCTCTATCCCTTTCACGCGCTATAGGGTGAGCGCGAATCACTTCAGCATCACTACCAATAATCAAATCACGCTCAATATCCGTGTGCCTAGGCTTAAGCCCTTAAGTTTAGACGATTTCACTTTCAAAGCAAGCGATCCAAAAAGTTTGAAAAATTTAGCGCTTAAAGGGCATAACATTCTCATTAGTGGGGAGACTTCAAGCGGTAAAACTAGCCTATTAAACGCTCTTTTAGATTGCGTCAATAAAGACGAAAGGGTGGTGAGCGTTGAAGACAGCCAAGAATTGGATTTAAAAGCGTTTAGTAATTGCGTGGGGCTTTTAGTGGGCAAGCAAGAAAACACGCGCTTTAATTATGAAGACGCTCTCAATATGGCCATGCGCTTAAACCCGGACAGGCTCATTGTGGGCGAGATTGACACCAGGAATGCAGCGCTTTTTTTGCGTTTAGGAAACACCGGGCATAAGGGCATGCTCTCAACCATTCACGCTAATAGCGCTCAAAACACTTTAGAAGCCCTTTCACTGAATTTAAGCATGCGCTATACGCATTCTTTAGATAAGGATTTAATGCGGGCGTATTTTAAAAGCGCGATTGATGTGATCGTGCATGTGAATAGGATCAATAATGAGCGCCAAATCGCTGAAGTCTTATGGACTAAAGAGCTTTAA
- a CDS encoding glycosyltransferase family 8 protein, which translates to MDTQNLPDQIIPIFMSFDKNYALGAGVCLYSLLSHASRHTSMIDFSPLNQSNQLLGASIVYKIHCLVKGVTLEQQNKLLKTLEPFKKFASLEFIDINSLDHSIESYLNESCSKRYGGLLVLCRLLLASLFPNYSKIISIDMDTVFLGDVASAYFALDNEPTKLLGMVRDTFSHLPFEAFCDFIERTCKNFKIDFSRFSQNELKRIHQGFNMGFLVANLDLWRENGFEKIALEFLKTRGKDLFYPEQCLINMVFWERVLELPIHYNCYSDFFKEHYPKNIIMLHFIKYKPWRSVSSLNERLICYEAEAGFWLANLFCTPFKNDFFKERLEMAKDQQMQSFKTHIRSKTIRDYLGFRVKNILKKVFKLS; encoded by the coding sequence ATGGATACGCAAAACTTACCCGATCAAATTATCCCTATTTTTATGAGTTTTGATAAGAATTACGCGCTAGGGGCAGGAGTTTGCCTTTATTCCTTACTCTCACATGCGAGCAGGCACACAAGCATGATAGATTTTAGCCCCCTAAATCAAAGCAACCAACTTTTAGGTGCTAGCATCGTGTATAAAATCCATTGTTTGGTTAAAGGGGTTACTTTAGAGCAGCAAAACAAGCTTTTAAAAACCCTTGAGCCTTTTAAAAAATTCGCTTCATTAGAGTTTATAGACATCAATTCGCTCGATCATTCCATAGAAAGCTATCTCAATGAGTCTTGCTCCAAGCGTTATGGCGGGCTTCTTGTTTTATGCCGGCTCTTGCTCGCTTCGCTCTTCCCTAATTATTCTAAAATCATTTCCATAGATATGGATACGGTGTTTTTAGGCGATGTTGCAAGCGCTTATTTTGCACTGGATAATGAACCCACTAAATTGCTTGGCATGGTGAGAGACACATTTTCTCACCTTCCTTTTGAAGCCTTTTGTGATTTTATTGAGCGCACTTGTAAGAATTTTAAGATTGATTTTTCACGCTTTAGCCAAAACGAGTTAAAACGCATCCATCAGGGCTTTAACATGGGCTTTTTGGTAGCGAATTTAGATTTGTGGCGCGAAAATGGGTTTGAAAAAATCGCTTTAGAGTTTTTAAAAACTAGAGGGAAAGACCTTTTTTACCCTGAGCAGTGTTTAATCAATATGGTGTTTTGGGAGCGCGTTTTAGAATTGCCTATTCATTATAATTGCTATTCTGACTTTTTCAAAGAGCACTACCCTAAAAACATCATCATGCTCCATTTCATCAAATACAAGCCCTGGCGTTCTGTGAGTTCTTTGAACGAGCGTTTGATTTGCTATGAAGCTGAAGCGGGTTTTTGGCTTGCAAACCTTTTTTGCACCCCTTTTAAAAACGATTTTTTTAAAGAACGCCTTGAAATGGCTAAAGACCAACAAATGCAATCTTTTAAAACCCACATCAGATCAAAAACGATTAGGGATTATTTGGGTTTTAGGGTAAAAAATATTTTGAAAAAAGTTTTCAAACTCTCTTAA
- the fliQ gene encoding flagellar biosynthesis protein FliQ — translation MESQLMKLAIETYKITLMISLPVLLAGLVVGLLVSIFQATTQINEMTLSFVPKILAVIGVLILTMPWMTNMLLDYTKTLIKLIPKIIG, via the coding sequence ATGGAATCACAACTCATGAAACTCGCCATTGAGACTTATAAAATCACTTTGATGATTTCTTTACCGGTATTACTAGCGGGCTTAGTGGTGGGGCTATTAGTCAGTATTTTTCAAGCGACCACTCAAATCAATGAAATGACCTTGTCTTTTGTGCCTAAGATTTTAGCCGTGATTGGGGTGTTGATTTTAACCATGCCGTGGATGACTAACATGCTTTTAGATTACACTAAAACCTTAATCAAGCTCATTCCTAAAATCATAGGCTAG
- the miaA gene encoding tRNA (adenosine(37)-N6)-dimethylallyltransferase MiaA, with protein sequence MALLGPSGSGKSALSVELAQELDAEIFSLDSLSIYKDINIASAKPSLKERKNIKHYALDHLNIDEKNNALLFKTLLEDAMRVSSKEILLIVGGSSFYLKSILEGLSSMPKLSGEEVVRIEREIATLSNPYIFLKSIDPNMAFKIHPNDTYRIHKALEIFYATHTPPSEYFKANPKKPFEHAISLFALSVEKNALHNNIKQRTKNMLHSGLIEEIKALYTQYPKDSQPFKAIGVKESILFLEKQLTLKELEETITSNTIKLAKRQNTFNKTQFNNLYVGSAKEVRHAILKHSKSDTRER encoded by the coding sequence ATCGCGCTTTTAGGGCCTAGCGGGAGCGGGAAAAGTGCTCTTTCTGTTGAATTAGCCCAAGAATTGGACGCTGAAATCTTTTCTTTGGATTCTTTGAGTATTTATAAAGACATCAATATCGCTTCGGCAAAACCCAGCCTAAAAGAGCGAAAAAACATCAAGCATTACGCCCTAGATCACCTCAATATTGATGAAAAAAATAACGCCCTCCTTTTTAAAACCCTTTTAGAGGACGCTATGAGGGTGTCTTCTAAAGAGATTTTACTCATTGTAGGGGGGAGCAGTTTTTACCTCAAATCCATTTTAGAAGGTTTGAGCAGCATGCCAAAACTTAGCGGTGAAGAGGTTGTAAGAATAGAGCGAGAAATTGCCACTCTTTCTAACCCTTATATATTTTTAAAATCCATTGACCCTAACATGGCTTTTAAAATCCATCCAAACGACACTTACCGCATCCATAAGGCTTTAGAAATCTTTTATGCCACCCACACGCCCCCAAGCGAGTATTTTAAGGCTAACCCTAAAAAACCCTTTGAGCATGCTATCTCCTTATTCGCTCTGTCTGTTGAAAAAAACGCGCTTCATAACAATATCAAACAGCGCACTAAGAACATGCTCCATTCAGGGCTTATTGAAGAAATCAAAGCCCTCTATACTCAATACCCTAAAGATTCGCAGCCTTTTAAAGCCATAGGCGTTAAAGAAAGCATTCTTTTTTTAGAAAAACAACTCACTTTAAAGGAGCTAGAAGAAACGATTACCTCTAACACCATCAAATTAGCCAAGCGCCAAAACACTTTCAATAAAACCCAATTCAATAACCTTTATGTGGGGAGTGCTAAAGAAGTTAGGCATGCGATTTTAAAACACTCAAAAAGCGATACAAGGGAGCGATAA
- a CDS encoding ThaI family type II restriction endonuclease, whose product MQTLFNDERMILKIQEKLPYLFQLVESENSRDGKLGMEIGSARERVIIALMLYYFGKENVQTDLAITQKEIDVIVLNKPYSIKMAQTLNGIKLIWTTDALKIQEFIESYKPNTDILFVHVFWGKEGGFYYIPSATQQGVLTTKSKEFYFKLPKSGTNSRGVEISKLALLECIAHKDTLRIPIFWERTNNLKHSPYDKYLELWQS is encoded by the coding sequence ATGCAAACATTGTTCAATGATGAGAGAATGATATTAAAAATACAAGAAAAATTACCTTATTTATTTCAGCTTGTAGAAAGTGAAAACAGCAGGGATGGTAAATTAGGAATGGAGATTGGTTCGGCTAGAGAAAGGGTAATTATTGCCCTTATGCTTTATTATTTTGGTAAAGAGAATGTGCAAACTGATTTGGCTATCACACAAAAAGAGATAGATGTAATTGTTTTAAATAAGCCTTATTCCATTAAAATGGCTCAAACATTGAACGGCATTAAGCTAATATGGACTACTGATGCTTTAAAAATACAAGAATTTATAGAGAGTTACAAACCAAATACAGACATTTTATTTGTGCATGTTTTTTGGGGAAAAGAGGGAGGGTTTTACTATATTCCTAGTGCTACACAACAAGGAGTTTTAACAACTAAAAGTAAAGAATTTTATTTTAAACTTCCTAAAAGTGGGACAAATTCTAGGGGAGTGGAAATTTCAAAATTAGCCTTATTGGAATGTATCGCTCACAAAGACACGCTAAGAATTCCTATTTTTTGGGAACGCACAAATAACTTAAAACATTCTCCATATGATAAATATTTAGAGCTATGGCAATCCTAA
- the fliI gene encoding flagellar protein export ATPase FliI encodes MPLKSLKNRLNQHFDLSPRYGSVKKIMPNIVYADGFNPSVGDVVKIEKSDGTECVGMVVVAEKEQFGFTPFNFIEGARAGDKVLFLKEGLNFPVGRNLLGRVLNPLGQVIDNKGALDYERLAPVITTPIAPLKRGLIDEVFSVGVKSIDGLLTCGKGQKLGIFAGSGVGKSTLMGMITRGCLAPIKVIALIGERGREIPEFIEKNLKGDLSSCVLVVATSDDSPLMRKYGAFCAMSVAEYFKNQGLDVLFIMDSVTRFAMAQREIGLALGEPPTSKGYPPSALSLLPQLMERAGKEENKGSITAFFSVLVEGDDLSDPIADQARSILDGHIVLSRELTDYGIYPPINILNSASRVAKDIISESQNLCARKFRRLYALLKENEMLIRIGSYQMGNDKELDEAIKKKALMEQFLAQDENALQPFEQSFQQLEEILR; translated from the coding sequence ATGCCCCTAAAATCCTTAAAAAACCGCTTGAATCAGCATTTTGATCTATCGCCTCGCTACGGGAGCGTGAAAAAAATCATGCCCAATATCGTTTATGCGGATGGTTTTAACCCATCCGTGGGCGATGTGGTGAAGATTGAAAAAAGCGATGGCACCGAATGCGTGGGAATGGTGGTGGTGGCAGAAAAAGAGCAGTTTGGTTTCACGCCCTTTAACTTTATAGAGGGGGCTAGGGCTGGCGATAAGGTGCTGTTTTTAAAAGAGGGGTTGAATTTCCCTGTGGGTCGTAATCTTTTAGGGAGGGTGCTTAACCCTTTAGGGCAAGTCATTGACAATAAGGGGGCGCTAGATTATGAGCGGTTAGCGCCTGTGATCACAACACCTATAGCCCCTTTAAAAAGAGGCTTGATTGATGAGGTTTTTAGCGTGGGGGTGAAGAGCATTGATGGGCTTTTGACTTGCGGTAAGGGGCAAAAACTGGGCATTTTTGCCGGCTCTGGTGTGGGTAAATCCACGCTAATGGGCATGATCACTAGGGGTTGCTTAGCACCCATTAAAGTGATCGCTTTGATTGGGGAAAGGGGCAGAGAAATCCCTGAATTTATAGAGAAAAACTTAAAAGGGGATTTAAGCTCTTGCGTGTTGGTGGTCGCTACGAGCGATGATAGCCCTTTAATGCGCAAATACGGGGCTTTTTGCGCGATGAGCGTGGCTGAGTATTTTAAAAACCAAGGGCTAGACGTGTTGTTTATCATGGATTCAGTGACTCGTTTCGCTATGGCTCAAAGAGAAATCGGTTTAGCCTTAGGCGAACCGCCCACTTCCAAAGGCTACCCCCCATCCGCGCTTTCTTTATTGCCTCAATTAATGGAGAGGGCGGGCAAGGAAGAAAATAAGGGGAGCATCACGGCTTTTTTTAGCGTGCTAGTAGAGGGCGATGATTTGAGCGATCCCATAGCCGATCAAGCTAGGAGTATTTTAGACGGGCATATTGTCTTAAGCAGGGAATTGACCGATTATGGGATCTACCCGCCTATTAATATTTTAAACTCCGCATCAAGGGTGGCTAAAGACATCATCAGCGAGTCTCAAAACCTTTGCGCGAGAAAATTCCGCCGTTTGTATGCGTTATTGAAAGAAAATGAAATGCTCATTCGCATCGGATCTTATCAAATGGGGAACGATAAAGAGCTTGATGAAGCGATTAAGAAAAAGGCTTTAATGGAGCAATTTTTAGCGCAAGATGAAAACGCTTTACAGCCTTTTGAACAAAGCTTTCAGCAATTAGAAGAAATCTTAAGATAA
- a CDS encoding DNA cytosine methyltransferase, with the protein MEFTITSLFSGCGGLDLGFCGGFDFLNRYYAKNPFKIIYANDLDKNAVLTYQKNLNAHIECKDVKEVDFDKLMPTDIVLGGFPCQDFSFAGKRKGLKSERGRLYESMIRCVKDLKPKIFLAENVKGLLNIDNGNTFKKILDSFKDLGYMVNFACLKVSDFGVSQLRERVIMVGVNESYFKEPFSFKILKKSHAPFVYEILKDLENLTEGAMPNHFYSKAKRNKGQGNNAINKDTYAPTMRAEHHGNIEYHYNNHRRLSAREVARIQSFPDNFIFYPSTSSAYRQIGNAVPPVFAWHLAQGIKEFLYANIVQ; encoded by the coding sequence TTGGAATTTACAATCACTTCTTTATTTAGTGGGTGCGGAGGATTGGATTTGGGATTTTGTGGAGGGTTTGACTTTTTAAATCGGTACTATGCTAAAAATCCTTTTAAGATAATTTATGCTAATGATTTGGATAAAAATGCTGTTTTAACCTATCAAAAGAACCTTAACGCACATATTGAATGCAAAGATGTTAAAGAGGTTGATTTTGATAAATTGATGCCCACTGATATTGTTTTGGGTGGTTTTCCTTGTCAAGATTTCAGTTTTGCCGGCAAAAGAAAGGGGTTAAAAAGTGAAAGGGGGCGACTTTATGAGAGCATGATTAGATGTGTAAAAGATTTAAAGCCTAAGATTTTTCTTGCTGAAAATGTAAAAGGTCTTTTAAATATTGACAATGGAAACACTTTTAAAAAGATTTTGGATAGCTTTAAAGACTTAGGCTATATGGTTAATTTTGCATGTTTGAAAGTAAGCGATTTTGGAGTATCGCAATTAAGAGAACGAGTCATTATGGTAGGCGTTAATGAAAGTTACTTTAAAGAGCCTTTTAGTTTTAAAATATTAAAGAAAAGTCATGCCCCTTTTGTGTATGAAATATTGAAAGATTTGGAAAACTTAACAGAAGGGGCTATGCCTAATCATTTTTATTCTAAGGCTAAACGCAATAAAGGACAAGGTAATAATGCTATTAACAAAGATACCTACGCTCCCACTATGCGAGCCGAACATCATGGCAATATTGAATACCACTATAATAATCATAGGCGTTTGAGTGCAAGAGAAGTTGCACGCATTCAAAGCTTCCCAGATAATTTTATTTTTTACCCTAGCACTTCATCAGCTTATAGGCAAATTGGCAACGCTGTGCCGCCTGTCTTTGCATGGCATTTAGCGCAAGGAATAAAGGAATTTTTATATGCAAACATTGTTCAATGA
- a CDS encoding UDP-N-acetylmuramate dehydrogenase: protein MLETTIDFSRYSSVKIGTPLKVSILENDDEISQEHQIIGLANNLLIAPSAKNLALLGPNYDYICDKGECVEIGGAANSSKIFNYFRANDLGGLEFLGQLPGTLGALVKMNAGMKEFEIKNVLESACINNEWLGSGALGLDYRSSKFNGVVLRARFKKTHGFRQEVLKACQSMRKSHPKLPNFGSCFKNPPNDYAGRLLEGVGLRGYCLKRVGFAKEHANFLVNLGGAGFEEALDLIELAKTRVLQEYGIHLEEEVKILR, encoded by the coding sequence ATGCTAGAAACCACCATTGATTTTTCTCGTTACAGCAGCGTGAAAATCGGCACGCCTTTAAAAGTGAGCATTTTAGAAAACGATGATGAAATCTCTCAAGAACACCAAATTATCGGTTTAGCGAACAACCTTTTAATCGCTCCTAGCGCAAAAAATCTCGCCCTTTTAGGCCCAAACTACGATTATATTTGCGATAAGGGCGAATGCGTTGAAATAGGGGGAGCGGCCAACTCGTCTAAAATTTTTAATTATTTTAGGGCGAATGATTTAGGGGGTTTGGAGTTTTTAGGGCAATTGCCTGGCACTTTAGGGGCGTTAGTTAAAATGAATGCCGGCATGAAAGAATTTGAAATCAAAAATGTTTTAGAAAGCGCTTGCATTAATAATGAATGGCTAGGGAGTGGAGCGCTAGGATTAGATTATCGCAGCAGCAAATTCAATGGCGTTGTCTTAAGGGCGAGGTTTAAAAAAACGCATGGCTTTAGACAAGAAGTTTTAAAAGCGTGTCAAAGCATGCGCAAAAGCCACCCCAAATTGCCTAATTTTGGGAGCTGTTTCAAAAACCCGCCTAACGATTATGCGGGTAGGCTTTTAGAAGGCGTGGGCTTAAGGGGTTATTGTCTAAAAAGAGTGGGCTTTGCTAAAGAGCATGCGAATTTTTTGGTGAATTTGGGGGGTGCAGGATTTGAAGAAGCCCTGGATTTGATAGAACTCGCCAAAACCAGAGTGTTACAAGAATACGGCATTCATTTAGAAGAAGAAGTGAAAATTTTAAGGTAG
- the ileS gene encoding isoleucine--tRNA ligase, translating to MKEYKDTLNLNTTTFSMKGNLSVNEPKTYAKWQEQQAFKRMQARKDNHGDFTLHDGPPYANGHLHLGHALNKILKDIVVKREYFKGKKIYYTPGWDCHGLPIEQQILERLEKEKTSLENPTLFREKCRDHAKKFLEIQKNEFLQLGVLGDFEDPYKTMDFKFEASIYRALVEVAKKGLLKERHKPIYWSYACESALAEAEVEYKMKKSPSIFVAFGLKKESLEKLKVKKASLVIWTTTPWTLYANAAIALKKDAVYALTQKGYLVAKALHEKLAALGVVDSEITHEFNANDLEYLKALNPLNQRDSLITLGEHVGLEDGTGAVHTAPGHGEEDYYLGLRYNLEVLMSVDEKGCYDEGIIHNQLLDESYLGEHVFKAQKRIIEQLGDSLLLEQEIEHSYPHCWRTHKPVIYRATTQWFILMDEPFIQNDGSQKTLREVALNAIEKVEFVPSSGKNRLKTMIENRPDWCLSRQRKWGVPLAFFIDKRTDKPCFESEVLEHTAKLFEERGCDVWWEYSVKDLLPPNYQDNATHYEKVMHILDVWFDSGSTFKAVLEDYQGEKGQSPSDVILEGSDQHRGWFQSSLLIGCILNNQAPFKKVITHGFIVDEKGEKMSKSKGNVVSLDNLLKKHGSDVVRLWVAFNDYQNDLRVSQTFFIQTEQHYKKFRNTLKFLLANFSDMDLKNLERSHDFSPLDHFILEALETISVGVNSAFEEHDLVKGLNILMAFVTNELSGIYLDACKDSLYCDSKNNEKRQAIQMVLLAVASQLCYFLAPILTHTIEEVLEHSQVLCAFLQAKDVFDLKGINILEKLHLKEFKKPENFEAVLALRSAFNEELDRLKKEGVVKNSLECAIEVKEKALCENLVEELLMVSFVGIAKEKLSETPAFTLFKAPFYKCPRCWRFKSELENTPCKRCEEVLEER from the coding sequence GTGAAAGAATACAAAGACACCCTAAACTTAAACACAACCACCTTTTCTATGAAAGGGAATTTGAGTGTTAATGAGCCTAAAACTTACGCCAAATGGCAAGAGCAACAAGCGTTTAAACGCATGCAAGCTAGGAAAGATAACCATGGGGATTTCACTTTGCATGACGGGCCGCCTTATGCGAACGGGCATTTGCATTTGGGGCATGCCTTAAATAAAATTTTAAAAGACATTGTCGTTAAAAGAGAATATTTTAAGGGGAAGAAAATCTATTACACGCCCGGTTGGGATTGCCATGGTTTGCCCATTGAGCAGCAAATTTTAGAGCGATTAGAAAAAGAAAAAACAAGCCTAGAAAACCCCACGCTGTTTAGAGAAAAGTGCCGAGATCATGCGAAGAAATTTTTAGAAATCCAAAAGAATGAATTTTTGCAATTAGGCGTTTTGGGGGATTTTGAAGATCCTTATAAAACCATGGATTTTAAATTTGAAGCGAGCATTTATAGGGCTTTAGTGGAAGTGGCTAAAAAAGGGCTTTTGAAAGAGCGCCACAAACCTATTTATTGGAGTTATGCATGCGAGAGCGCTTTAGCGGAAGCTGAAGTGGAATACAAGATGAAAAAATCGCCCTCCATTTTCGTGGCGTTTGGTTTGAAAAAGGAGAGTTTAGAAAAATTAAAAGTCAAAAAAGCGAGCTTGGTGATTTGGACGACCACGCCTTGGACTTTGTATGCGAATGCGGCGATCGCTTTGAAAAAAGACGCTGTTTATGCGCTCACCCAAAAAGGCTACTTAGTCGCTAAAGCCTTGCATGAAAAATTAGCCGCTTTAGGGGTGGTGGATAGTGAGATTACGCATGAATTCAATGCCAATGATTTAGAATACTTGAAAGCGCTCAATCCTTTAAACCAAAGAGATTCCCTAATCACTCTAGGAGAGCATGTCGGTTTAGAAGATGGCACAGGAGCCGTGCATACTGCGCCAGGGCATGGTGAAGAGGACTATTATTTAGGCTTAAGATACAATTTAGAAGTGTTAATGTCTGTAGATGAAAAGGGTTGCTATGATGAGGGCATTATCCATAACCAATTGTTAGATGAAAGCTATCTGGGCGAGCATGTGTTTAAGGCTCAAAAACGCATTATAGAGCAATTGGGCGATTCCTTATTGCTAGAGCAAGAAATTGAGCATTCCTACCCGCATTGCTGGAGGACGCACAAGCCTGTGATTTACAGAGCGACCACGCAATGGTTTATTTTAATGGATGAGCCTTTCATTCAAAATGATGGCTCTCAAAAAACCTTAAGAGAAGTGGCTTTGAATGCGATTGAAAAGGTGGAATTTGTGCCAAGCAGCGGGAAAAACCGCCTAAAAACCATGATAGAAAACCGCCCTGATTGGTGCTTGAGCCGGCAAAGAAAATGGGGCGTGCCACTAGCCTTTTTCATAGATAAACGCACCGATAAGCCTTGTTTTGAAAGCGAAGTTTTAGAACATACCGCTAAGCTCTTTGAAGAGAGGGGTTGTGATGTGTGGTGGGAATATAGCGTGAAAGATCTATTACCCCCTAATTATCAAGATAACGCCACGCATTATGAAAAAGTCATGCACATTTTAGACGTGTGGTTTGATAGCGGTAGCACCTTTAAGGCGGTTTTAGAAGACTATCAAGGAGAAAAAGGGCAAAGCCCTAGCGATGTGATCTTAGAAGGGAGCGATCAGCATAGGGGGTGGTTTCAAAGCTCGCTTTTAATTGGTTGTATTTTAAACAATCAAGCCCCTTTTAAAAAGGTCATTACGCATGGCTTTATCGTAGATGAAAAGGGCGAGAAAATGAGCAAATCTAAGGGCAATGTGGTGTCTTTGGATAACTTACTTAAAAAGCATGGGAGCGATGTGGTGCGTTTGTGGGTAGCGTTTAATGACTATCAAAACGATTTGAGAGTCTCTCAAACCTTTTTCATTCAAACAGAACAGCATTATAAAAAATTCCGCAACACCCTGAAATTCTTACTCGCCAATTTTAGCGATATGGATCTTAAGAATTTAGAACGATCCCATGACTTTAGCCCTTTAGATCATTTTATATTAGAGGCTTTAGAAACCATAAGCGTTGGAGTCAATAGCGCGTTTGAAGAGCATGATTTGGTGAAGGGCTTGAATATTTTAATGGCGTTTGTTACCAATGAATTGAGCGGGATTTATTTAGACGCTTGTAAGGATAGTTTGTATTGCGATAGCAAAAATAATGAAAAACGCCAAGCCATTCAAATGGTCTTACTCGCTGTGGCTAGTCAATTGTGCTACTTTTTAGCCCCGATTTTAACGCACACGATTGAAGAAGTTTTAGAGCATAGCCAGGTGCTGTGCGCATTTTTACAAGCTAAAGATGTGTTTGATCTAAAAGGCATTAATATTTTAGAAAAACTCCACCTTAAAGAGTTTAAAAAACCAGAAAATTTTGAAGCCGTTTTAGCCTTGCGTTCTGCCTTTAATGAAGAGTTAGACCGATTGAAAAAAGAAGGCGTGGTTAAAAATTCGTTGGAATGTGCTATTGAAGTAAAAGAAAAAGCGTTGTGTGAAAATTTAGTGGAAGAATTACTGATGGTAAGCTTTGTGGGGATTGCAAAAGAAAAATTAAGCGAAACGCCAGCATTCACGCTCTTTAAAGCCCCCTTTTATAAATGCCCCAGGTGTTGGCGTTTTAAAAGCGAGCTAGAAAACACCCCTTGCAAGCGTTGTGAAGAGGTTTTAGAAGAGCGATGA